In Rhodospirillales bacterium, a genomic segment contains:
- a CDS encoding glycosyltransferase, with protein MSRTAVRAFAVGDGAAGDSAADGAWYTSAAVQADIVLCVCTWRRPAGLRRLLAAASELEYDGRLAVVVVDNDAAAEGIAVCRDTAAAFRWPLAAVQESRPGISYARNSAVERALELRPRFIAMLDDDEWPSRGWLRELVRVLDTTGADVVGGPVIPRFPPAAGIWPALADVYTVNLRRPDGAPCTLYAAGNFIARADCFRALGPAPFDPGFARTGGEDLVFFCRLARLGFRMHWSAAAEVYETVTADRMSLTWLTRRQRRRGSLNVVVQRMFAPGPIAEAMRLTKTAGLLSLALGYRILAAPFPVRRLRAILLLHKALGKVAGHLGRRITQYGDSSPGGRSEDTYGS; from the coding sequence TTGAGCCGGACGGCAGTTCGCGCGTTCGCCGTTGGCGATGGCGCGGCCGGCGATAGCGCCGCAGATGGCGCATGGTACACATCTGCCGCAGTGCAGGCCGACATCGTTCTCTGCGTTTGTACGTGGCGGCGCCCAGCCGGCTTGCGCAGGCTGCTGGCGGCCGCAAGCGAACTTGAGTATGACGGCCGGCTGGCGGTGGTCGTGGTCGACAACGACGCGGCTGCGGAGGGGATTGCCGTATGTCGGGACACGGCAGCCGCCTTCCGTTGGCCGTTGGCCGCCGTGCAGGAAAGCCGGCCCGGGATTTCCTATGCCCGCAACAGCGCCGTCGAACGGGCACTCGAACTGCGGCCGCGGTTCATTGCCATGCTCGACGATGACGAATGGCCGTCCCGCGGTTGGCTTCGTGAGCTGGTCCGGGTTCTGGACACGACCGGCGCCGATGTGGTCGGCGGGCCCGTGATCCCTCGCTTCCCGCCGGCGGCCGGTATCTGGCCGGCACTGGCGGATGTTTACACGGTAAACCTGCGCCGACCGGACGGCGCGCCCTGCACGCTCTACGCAGCGGGAAACTTCATTGCTCGCGCCGATTGCTTCCGCGCGCTGGGACCGGCGCCGTTCGATCCGGGCTTCGCGAGGACGGGCGGCGAGGATCTGGTGTTTTTTTGCCGTCTCGCTCGCCTCGGGTTCCGGATGCATTGGTCGGCGGCGGCCGAAGTCTACGAGACGGTCACCGCGGACCGCATGAGCTTGACCTGGTTGACGCGGCGGCAGCGGCGGCGGGGGAGTCTGAACGTCGTGGTGCAGCGCATGTTCGCGCCCGGCCCGATCGCCGAGGCGATGCGGTTGACGAAAACCGCGGGTTTGTTGTCGCTGGCGTTGGGGTATCGGATCCTTGCGGCTCCGTTCCCGGTCCGGCGCCTCCGCGCCATCCTGCTGCTGCACAAGGCGCTCGGCAAGGTCGCCGGGCACCTGGGGCGGCGGATCACCCAGTACGGCGATTCCTCGCCGGGCGGAAGAAGTGAAGACACATACGGATCTTGA
- a CDS encoding WecB/TagA/CpsF family glycosyltransferase, with protein MTERCDDMMNGSSFSLQKIEGLGVAVNPGNIAEYVKYVDSLVTWQRRDQIFYANLHSLYLCLRDPAVNELFRGATVMIDGMPIVAMLRTIGLRLSRHERVTWVDFIWPLLQRAHVRGWRVFWVGNESADLKAGLAVIRSRLPGLVIDGADGYFDSSAGASESRAVVDRINAFGADVCIVGMGTPRQERWIMDNRDNIDAPAVLAAGACMEYLAGAVATPPRWMGRWGLEWAYRLMENPARFGRRYLIEPWALLALITLRCLGVGKHRRRMAPRRQEPAAN; from the coding sequence GACCGAAAGATGTGACGACATGATGAACGGCAGCAGCTTTTCCCTCCAAAAGATCGAAGGCCTCGGCGTTGCCGTTAATCCCGGCAACATCGCCGAGTACGTCAAGTACGTCGACTCCCTGGTGACATGGCAGCGCCGCGATCAGATCTTTTACGCGAACTTGCACTCTCTCTACCTCTGCCTGCGGGATCCGGCGGTCAACGAGCTGTTCCGCGGTGCGACGGTGATGATCGACGGCATGCCGATCGTCGCGATGCTGCGGACGATCGGCCTCCGGTTGAGTCGCCATGAGCGGGTAACCTGGGTCGACTTCATCTGGCCGCTGCTGCAGCGCGCCCATGTCCGCGGCTGGCGGGTGTTCTGGGTCGGCAATGAGTCGGCGGATCTGAAGGCCGGGCTTGCGGTCATTCGGTCGCGTCTGCCGGGTCTCGTCATCGACGGAGCGGACGGTTACTTCGACAGCAGCGCGGGCGCTTCGGAAAGCCGAGCGGTCGTGGACAGGATCAACGCCTTCGGGGCCGACGTGTGCATCGTCGGCATGGGAACGCCGCGCCAAGAACGGTGGATCATGGACAACCGCGACAACATCGACGCTCCAGCAGTGCTGGCGGCCGGGGCCTGTATGGAATATCTCGCGGGCGCAGTGGCAACGCCGCCGCGGTGGATGGGGCGTTGGGGGCTGGAGTGGGCGTACCGCCTGATGGAGAACCCCGCCCGGTTCGGGCGGCGCTACCTGATCGAGCCGTGGGCGCTGCTGGCTCTGATCACCTTACGGTGTCTCGGCGTCGGCAAGCACCGCCGTCGGATGGCTCCCCGCCGCCAGGAACCGGCGGCCAACTGA
- a CDS encoding glycosyltransferase family 2 protein, with protein MKTHTDLEEGSETMSQPLFSVVIPTYNRAHTVGTAIASCLAQTCRDFEIIVVDDDKSTDDIAASLARFDGVPIRLVGRHHGRAAAARNAGVRLAHGRFVAFLDADDAWLPDKLERCRRHLAAAPGDLVYSQTYVDRGVGRLWVKPARGLRDGEDIYDYLFAHKGWVHPSTVVVDADLAQMSPFREDLSFGDDTQFAIDMWRRGVRITMIEAPLAIYEDRFEPGRLSQSPVFEAADTPEHESFIAWIESQRPYMSDGAYAACRAFFLSRFVARSSPRRALRYIFEGYCSGVVGAGKGLSQLVQTFAPSLYRRCADAVARRAGTVPPAAVTELHDAGRLLEAGRG; from the coding sequence GTGAAGACACATACGGATCTTGAAGAGGGCAGCGAGACCATGAGCCAGCCTTTGTTCAGCGTTGTCATCCCGACCTACAACCGCGCCCACACGGTGGGCACCGCGATTGCATCGTGCCTCGCGCAAACCTGCCGCGATTTCGAGATCATCGTCGTCGACGACGACAAGTCGACGGACGATATAGCGGCCAGCCTTGCCCGCTTCGACGGCGTCCCGATTCGCCTGGTGGGGCGTCATCACGGTCGTGCGGCGGCGGCGCGCAATGCCGGCGTGCGTCTGGCTCACGGCCGCTTCGTCGCCTTCCTGGACGCCGATGACGCGTGGTTGCCCGACAAGCTGGAGCGCTGTCGTCGGCATCTGGCCGCTGCCCCCGGCGATCTGGTGTACAGTCAGACCTACGTGGACCGAGGGGTCGGACGCCTGTGGGTCAAGCCGGCGCGTGGTTTACGCGATGGCGAGGACATCTATGACTATCTGTTCGCCCACAAGGGATGGGTGCACCCCAGTACCGTCGTCGTCGACGCCGATCTGGCGCAGATGAGTCCATTTCGCGAGGATCTGTCATTCGGTGATGACACCCAGTTCGCTATCGACATGTGGCGGCGCGGCGTGCGGATCACGATGATCGAAGCGCCACTGGCCATTTATGAGGATCGTTTCGAGCCGGGTCGTCTGTCGCAAAGCCCGGTTTTCGAAGCCGCGGACACGCCCGAGCATGAGAGCTTCATCGCCTGGATAGAGTCCCAAAGGCCGTACATGTCGGACGGTGCTTATGCAGCCTGTCGCGCGTTCTTTCTGTCGAGGTTCGTGGCCCGCTCCAGCCCTCGCCGGGCGTTGCGGTATATCTTTGAGGGCTATTGCTCGGGCGTAGTCGGCGCCGGCAAGGGGCTGTCGCAGCTTGTGCAAACGTTTGCGCCGTCGCTCTACCGACGTTGCGCCGATGCGGTCGCCCGCCGCGCTGGCACCGTGCCGCCTGCCGCGGTCACCGAGCTCCATGACGCCGGCCGGTTGCTGGAAGCGGGACGCGGGTAA